From the genome of Halorussus caseinilyticus, one region includes:
- a CDS encoding potassium channel family protein produces the protein MYIIVVGAGDIGSQLLGLLTRERHDVVVVEKDETVANRAAENYDCLVLNDDATTMETLREAGGEQADAIVSTTGSDATNVMVMLLAEELEISSQVSVVHNPEHESLFRQLSVNVLENPQNLIAEYLYRAVQRPSVQDFMHLADGAEIFEITVGKESPLAGRTLAEATDADVLPDGVLVVAIERNQSVVLPKGDTVLRSGDLVTVFSKRGFAAPIIEVFAGERAAANV, from the coding sequence ATGTACATCATCGTCGTCGGGGCCGGTGACATCGGCTCCCAACTGCTCGGACTGCTCACGCGCGAACGCCACGACGTGGTCGTCGTAGAGAAAGACGAAACGGTGGCGAACAGGGCGGCCGAGAACTACGACTGTCTCGTGTTGAACGACGACGCGACCACGATGGAGACGCTCCGAGAGGCAGGCGGCGAACAGGCCGACGCCATCGTCAGCACCACCGGGTCCGACGCCACCAACGTCATGGTGATGTTGCTCGCCGAAGAGCTAGAGATTTCCTCGCAGGTGTCGGTCGTCCACAACCCCGAACACGAGAGCCTGTTCCGGCAACTGAGTGTCAACGTCCTCGAAAACCCCCAGAACCTCATCGCGGAGTATCTCTACCGGGCGGTCCAGCGACCCTCGGTGCAGGACTTCATGCATCTGGCCGACGGCGCGGAAATTTTCGAGATTACGGTCGGGAAGGAGAGTCCGCTGGCCGGTCGCACCCTCGCCGAAGCGACCGACGCCGACGTGCTTCCCGACGGCGTTCTCGTGGTCGCTATCGAGCGCAACCAGTCGGTCGTCCTGCCGAAGGGCGACACCGTTCTCCGGTCGGGGGACCTCGTGACCGTCTTCTCGAAGCGCGGATTCGCGGCCCCGATTATCGAGGTGTTCGCTGGGGAGCGAGCGGCCGCGAACGTCTGA
- a CDS encoding HVO_0649 family zinc finger protein codes for MSELEDIGSTPFDRMASHMEHEDLVCSECGYDDEDGSWRARTTGGQVLYTHVCPSCGAIRKRTYHLDRD; via the coding sequence ATGTCCGAACTAGAGGACATCGGTTCGACGCCGTTCGACCGGATGGCGTCGCACATGGAACACGAGGATTTGGTCTGCTCCGAGTGCGGATACGACGACGAAGACGGCAGTTGGCGGGCGCGGACGACGGGCGGACAGGTCCTGTACACCCACGTCTGTCCGAGTTGCGGGGCAATCCGAAAACGGACCTATCACCTCGACCGTGACTGA
- a CDS encoding Lrp/AsnC family transcriptional regulator produces MSYRIDEIDKRILYHLADDARNTTAPTIAEEVDVTPATIRHRIRQMEEAGIIQGYHADIDYERTDSRIVNQFTCTVAVADRHRLAQEALQVSGVVNVRKLMAGRENLVVTAVGTGTDDITRIARELSSLGLDLEREDIVQDELFHPYHPFGSDDDASRQSFADVQSLTGGAEVIEFTVPEDAAVTGTTLEAANDSGILDDDSLVISIERGDAVLTPKGDTVIEAGDVVTLFAPETVSSETVEAFETTE; encoded by the coding sequence ATGAGCTATCGCATAGACGAAATCGACAAACGCATCCTCTATCATCTGGCCGACGACGCGCGGAACACGACGGCCCCGACGATTGCCGAGGAAGTGGACGTGACCCCGGCCACGATTCGCCACCGAATCCGCCAGATGGAGGAGGCGGGCATCATCCAAGGCTACCACGCCGACATCGACTACGAGCGGACCGACAGCAGAATCGTCAACCAGTTCACCTGCACGGTGGCGGTCGCCGACCGCCACCGACTCGCACAGGAGGCCCTGCAAGTCTCGGGCGTCGTGAACGTCCGCAAACTGATGGCCGGACGCGAGAACCTCGTCGTCACCGCCGTCGGCACCGGAACCGACGACATCACTCGCATCGCGCGCGAACTGTCGAGTCTCGGTCTGGACCTCGAACGCGAGGACATCGTACAGGACGAGTTGTTCCACCCCTACCACCCCTTCGGGTCGGACGACGACGCCTCGCGCCAGTCGTTCGCCGACGTGCAGAGTCTGACCGGCGGTGCCGAAGTCATCGAGTTCACCGTCCCCGAAGACGCCGCCGTCACCGGAACGACGCTGGAAGCGGCCAACGACTCGGGTATCCTCGACGACGACTCGCTGGTCATCAGCATCGAACGCGGTGACGCGGTACTCACGCCGAAGGGCGATACCGTCATCGAAGCGGGCGATGTCGTCACCCTGTTCGCTCCCGAGACGGTCTCCTCGGAGACCGTCGAGGCCTTCGAGACCACCGAGTGA
- a CDS encoding AI-2E family transporter — MDAQKAFALFLLTLSVYLSLLVVRPFFTYVALAILLTYALYPLQRRLAPRIGPRKSAVVLMVGSTVLFVLPFVLMLQVVLQQALAVVEAVQSGDIDVGFLQELLASDLGQDLVGAVRSGAGRILEQSVAVVGGASTAAVGVTILGFLLYYLLVGGDSAVAWFREVTPLPADVQDRLLADLDRLTYAVLITQGVIAVVQAVLTGLALLVLGFSNVLFWTVFAVVLGLLPFVGSMFIWIPAGVFLLATGDLLGGVGLLVYGFGVVNLTDNYLRPVLGGRSANLNPAILVVGIFGGLVVFGFTGIFVGPIVLGFTKTIVGVVAREYG; from the coding sequence ATGGACGCCCAGAAAGCGTTCGCTCTCTTCTTGCTCACACTCTCCGTCTACCTCTCGCTCCTCGTCGTGCGACCGTTCTTCACCTACGTCGCGCTGGCGATTCTGCTGACCTACGCGCTCTATCCCCTCCAGCGCCGCCTCGCGCCGCGAATCGGTCCCCGGAAGTCGGCGGTGGTCCTCATGGTCGGGTCCACCGTGCTGTTCGTCCTGCCGTTCGTCCTGATGCTCCAAGTCGTCCTCCAACAGGCGCTGGCGGTGGTCGAGGCCGTCCAGTCGGGTGACATCGACGTGGGATTTCTACAGGAACTGCTCGCCAGCGACCTCGGTCAGGACCTCGTGGGTGCGGTCCGGTCGGGCGCGGGCCGGATTCTGGAGCAGTCGGTCGCCGTCGTCGGCGGGGCCTCTACCGCCGCGGTGGGCGTCACGATTCTGGGGTTCCTGCTCTACTATCTGCTGGTCGGAGGCGACTCGGCCGTGGCGTGGTTCCGCGAGGTGACGCCGCTTCCCGCCGACGTGCAGGACCGCCTACTCGCGGACTTGGACCGCCTGACCTACGCGGTCCTCATCACGCAGGGCGTCATCGCGGTCGTACAGGCGGTCCTCACTGGTCTCGCGCTACTCGTCCTCGGGTTCTCGAACGTCCTCTTCTGGACGGTGTTCGCCGTCGTCCTCGGTCTGCTCCCGTTCGTCGGGTCGATGTTCATCTGGATTCCCGCCGGGGTGTTTCTGCTCGCCACCGGCGACTTGCTCGGCGGGGTCGGACTGCTGGTCTACGGGTTCGGCGTCGTCAACCTCACCGACAACTACCTCCGCCCGGTCCTCGGCGGGCGAAGCGCGAACCTCAATCCCGCTATCCTCGTCGTGGGCATCTTCGGCGGACTGGTGGTGTTCGGATTCACGGGCATCTTCGTCGGTCCCATCGTCCTCGGGTTCACGAAGACAATCGTCGGCGTGGTCGCTCGGGAGTACGGTTGA
- a CDS encoding aminomethyltransferase family protein yields the protein MTVIEDEQTDLGAEWTEVGDRRIPADYGRPDRAHGAVRRVVGVTEMPYGVVAVRGDDRVEYVDNVVSNDVPTEDGEGAYALLLDPQGGVELDMYVYDAGEQLLLFVPPGEATDLAEEWREKVFIQDVEIDVASDDFAVFGVHGPKATEKIASVLNGASAPERHLSFVRGRMSEVGVTVIRTDAPTGEEGFEVVCATGTTVNETGEERANAELVFDALLTQGLNAAPFGRRTWESLTLEAGTPLFETELRGRIPNVVGLRNAVDFEKGCFVGQEVVSRVENRGQPSQRLVGLRPEAVPESGAAVFRGDEAVGEVTRAVESPTDGGPVAFAVVDFEVGETGESDPALSVRVGGEEVAAELAALPFVEGSDRSARIPEY from the coding sequence ATGACTGTCATCGAGGACGAGCAGACCGACCTCGGGGCCGAGTGGACCGAAGTCGGCGACCGGCGAATCCCCGCCGACTACGGCCGACCGGACCGCGCCCACGGCGCGGTCCGGCGGGTCGTCGGCGTCACCGAGATGCCCTACGGCGTGGTCGCCGTCCGCGGCGACGACCGGGTGGAGTACGTGGACAACGTGGTGTCCAACGACGTGCCGACCGAGGACGGCGAGGGTGCCTACGCCCTCCTGTTGGACCCCCAAGGCGGCGTGGAGTTGGACATGTACGTCTACGACGCTGGCGAGCAACTCCTGTTGTTCGTCCCGCCGGGCGAGGCCACCGACCTCGCCGAGGAGTGGCGCGAGAAGGTGTTCATCCAAGACGTGGAGATAGACGTTGCGAGCGACGACTTCGCCGTGTTCGGCGTCCACGGCCCGAAGGCGACCGAGAAGATAGCCAGCGTCCTCAACGGCGCGAGCGCACCGGAGCGACACCTCTCGTTCGTCCGCGGGCGGATGTCGGAGGTGGGCGTCACGGTGATTCGGACCGACGCGCCGACCGGCGAAGAGGGGTTCGAGGTGGTGTGTGCCACCGGCACGACGGTCAACGAAACCGGCGAAGAGCGCGCGAACGCCGAACTCGTCTTCGACGCGCTCCTGACCCAAGGATTGAACGCCGCGCCGTTCGGCAGGCGGACGTGGGAGTCGCTGACGCTGGAAGCGGGGACGCCGCTGTTCGAGACCGAGTTGCGGGGCCGGATTCCGAACGTCGTCGGTCTCCGGAACGCGGTGGATTTCGAGAAAGGATGTTTCGTCGGCCAAGAGGTCGTCTCGCGCGTGGAGAACCGCGGCCAACCGAGTCAGCGACTCGTGGGCCTGCGTCCCGAGGCGGTGCCCGAGTCGGGCGCGGCCGTCTTCCGCGGCGACGAGGCGGTCGGCGAGGTGACGCGGGCAGTCGAGAGTCCCACCGACGGCGGACCCGTCGCGTTCGCCGTCGTGGACTTCGAGGTGGGCGAGACCGGTGAGAGTGACCCTGCGCTCTCGGTCCGCGTCGGCGGCGAGGAAGTGGCCGCCGAACTCGCGGCCCTCCCGTTCGTGGAGGGGAGCGACCGGTCGGCCCGGATTCCGGAGTACTAG
- a CDS encoding DUF6432 family protein: protein MKAKREYRDREEVEVAVLDALVDRNEEGMTVFEIRSHVESDIDELETALANLKEDDLITANDGDHRTLIKPDERVIPDPDEEVEEPSFVDKIIERLPL from the coding sequence ATGAAGGCAAAGCGCGAGTACCGGGACCGCGAGGAGGTCGAAGTCGCGGTACTCGACGCCCTCGTCGACCGGAACGAGGAGGGGATGACGGTGTTCGAGATTCGCTCGCACGTCGAGTCCGACATCGACGAACTGGAGACCGCGCTGGCCAATCTCAAAGAAGACGACCTCATCACCGCCAACGACGGCGACCACCGGACGCTCATCAAACCCGACGAGCGCGTGATTCCGGACCCCGACGAGGAAGTCGAGGAACCGTCGTTCGTGGACAAGATTATCGAGCGACTACCGCTTTAG
- a CDS encoding RNA-binding protein, which produces MEVKSRHHLRSDEVGDIEQRLADRLGVELDADTYELVELEDSEFDLVLVDGNPAVLYYEDEPFLTVRGANQYPPETHVVTVDAGAVSFVSDGADVMRPGIVEADDDISSGDLVVIAEESHGKVLAVGRAQTEGSDMVGSEGKVVSSVHYVGDELYEFNV; this is translated from the coding sequence ATGGAAGTCAAATCTCGTCACCACCTTCGGAGCGACGAGGTGGGCGACATCGAACAGCGACTCGCCGACCGACTCGGCGTCGAGTTGGACGCCGACACCTACGAACTCGTGGAGTTGGAGGACTCCGAGTTCGACCTCGTGTTGGTGGACGGCAACCCCGCGGTTCTCTACTACGAGGACGAACCCTTCCTGACGGTCCGGGGCGCGAACCAGTACCCGCCCGAGACCCACGTCGTCACCGTGGACGCGGGGGCGGTATCGTTCGTCAGCGACGGCGCGGACGTGATGCGCCCCGGCATCGTGGAGGCCGACGACGACATCTCGTCGGGCGACCTCGTGGTCATCGCCGAGGAGTCCCACGGCAAGGTGCTGGCCGTCGGCCGCGCCCAGACCGAAGGGTCGGACATGGTGGGTAGCGAGGGGAAAGTCGTCTCGTCGGTTCACTATGTCGGCGACGAACTGTACGAGTTCAACGTCTGA
- a CDS encoding S8 family serine peptidase — translation MSEKNKGVSRRNVLKVAGGAMAATGVAGLAGAKGKVEVNVGVRGKRARRAAENAADHVVRDFDSLDVMTIRASAKAVKGLAKRKNVRYVEKNGTVEALAQTLPWGIDRVDADVAHSNGDTGSGADIAILDTGIDSDHPDLQANLGTGKDFSGKGTWEDGDGHGTHCAGIANAVNNSEGVVGVSTEATLHAGKVLGDDGSGSFSDVAAGLEWAADQGYDVASLSLGASSGSSTVKDAVDYAYNNGVLVVSSAGNSGPCSDCVGYPAAYSNAIAVSSTDSDDTLSSFSSTGSEVELAAPGGSIYSTYQGGGYDTLSGTSMSCPHVSGAGAQLMAKGQTNTEARSTLQSTAEDIGLGSNEQGYGLLDVEAALNGDTGGGGGDCLDATQWPSGTGSSGAENIDTVALGGDVSKSSADNAYEDFTCAGPVTVSPGGSFDISLDYSDGGFDSHYANVYVDWDQNKDWSTATETVVMQDVSDDTSTYTATVDVPSDAPTGETLVRVRLSWNAFDGPSATGEYGEVNDFTVEVQ, via the coding sequence ATGTCAGAGAAAAACAAGGGTGTTTCGAGGCGTAACGTACTGAAAGTCGCTGGCGGAGCCATGGCCGCGACGGGCGTGGCCGGTCTCGCTGGCGCGAAAGGCAAAGTCGAAGTCAACGTCGGGGTCCGAGGCAAGCGTGCCCGCCGTGCCGCAGAGAACGCGGCCGACCACGTGGTTCGTGACTTCGACTCCCTCGACGTGATGACTATCCGCGCGTCGGCGAAGGCCGTGAAGGGTCTCGCAAAGCGCAAGAACGTGCGCTACGTCGAGAAGAACGGCACGGTGGAAGCGCTGGCCCAGACCCTGCCGTGGGGCATCGACCGCGTGGACGCGGACGTGGCACACAGCAACGGCGACACCGGTAGCGGCGCGGACATCGCCATCCTCGACACCGGTATCGACTCCGACCACCCCGACCTGCAGGCCAACCTCGGCACCGGGAAAGACTTCTCGGGCAAAGGGACGTGGGAGGACGGCGACGGCCACGGCACCCACTGCGCCGGGATTGCGAACGCCGTCAACAACAGCGAGGGCGTCGTCGGCGTCTCGACCGAGGCCACTCTCCACGCTGGCAAGGTGCTTGGCGACGACGGAAGCGGGTCGTTCTCCGACGTTGCCGCCGGTCTCGAATGGGCCGCCGACCAAGGCTACGACGTAGCCAGCCTGAGCCTCGGCGCGAGTTCCGGGTCGTCCACCGTCAAAGACGCCGTGGACTACGCCTACAACAACGGCGTCCTCGTCGTCTCCTCGGCCGGTAACTCCGGACCGTGTAGCGACTGTGTGGGCTATCCGGCCGCCTACAGCAACGCCATCGCAGTGTCTTCGACCGACAGCGACGACACCCTGTCGAGTTTCTCCTCGACCGGTTCCGAGGTCGAACTCGCCGCACCCGGCGGAAGCATCTACTCGACGTATCAGGGTGGCGGCTACGACACCCTCTCGGGCACGTCGATGTCCTGTCCGCACGTCTCGGGCGCGGGTGCCCAGCTCATGGCCAAGGGGCAGACGAACACCGAGGCCCGGAGTACGCTCCAGAGTACGGCCGAGGACATCGGTCTCGGCAGTAACGAGCAGGGCTACGGTCTCCTCGACGTTGAGGCCGCACTCAACGGCGACACCGGCGGTGGCGGCGGCGACTGTCTCGACGCCACCCAGTGGCCGTCGGGAACCGGTTCCAGCGGTGCCGAGAACATCGACACCGTTGCCCTCGGCGGAGATGTCTCGAAGAGTTCGGCGGACAACGCCTACGAGGACTTCACCTGCGCGGGTCCGGTCACGGTCAGCCCCGGCGGGTCGTTCGACATCTCGCTCGACTACTCCGACGGCGGATTCGACAGCCACTACGCGAACGTCTACGTGGACTGGGACCAGAACAAAGACTGGTCCACCGCGACCGAGACGGTCGTCATGCAGGACGTGAGCGACGACACCAGCACGTACACCGCGACGGTCGACGTGCCCAGCGACGCCCCGACGGGCGAGACGCTCGTCCGCGTCCGCCTCAGTTGGAACGCCTTCGACGGCCCGTCCGCAACGGGCGAGTACGGCGAAGTCAACGACTTCACCGTCGAAGTCCAGTAG